DNA from Campylobacter concisus:
TTTGCAGTTTATATCCGTACCACCGATGTTTGGTGTGGCTTTTAAAATAACGCTTATAGCTGTGATTTTATCATCTCTCTGGGAGAGTGGGTCATTAAAAACCCAGATCTCGAAGGCAAGACCTCTAGCCTCATCATGTGAAACCACTCTTACCTCTTTTAGGTCTTTTGCTTCAAAGCCACACTGTTTGTTTATGCCAAGCATCACGTCATTTCCTAGCACAGATCCTAGCGGTGCGAAACTTGGTGCAATTTCGCCGTTTGGCATCTCTTGATAGATTTCTGCTTGGCTTGTCTCTTTTACCTTGACAAGCTTGTAGGCGTAGAAATTTTCGAGATTATTTTTATTTGCTTGATCAATTATCCTTTGATTGCTGCTAGCACACCCCACAAAAAGCACGCAGACAAGGGCTAAAATTCCATTTTTAAAAGTCATCAAAGCTAATGCTTCCCTTGCTGTAGTTTGTCACCTTTGCTTCAAAGAAATTTGACTTTTGGTCGTTAAATTTCGCAAAGTCATCGACCCATTTGATCGGGTGAGTGACGTTGTATTTGCGTTTTAGACCGATCGCAACTAGACGTTGATCGATGAGGTAGTGGATATACTGCTCGATGATATCATCAGTAAAGCCCATTATCTGGTTTTGGGTGATGTATTTGCCCCATTTTATCTCTAAATTTCCAGCTTTTTCAAACATATCATAAATTTTTGCCTCAGTTTCAGGCGTAAAGAGATCGGGTCTTTCTTTGCGGACTGAATTTATCATGTTTTGAAATAGAAGCAGGTGCGTGATCTCGTCGCGTTGGATGAAGCGGATCATTTGAGCTGAGCCTAGCATCTTGCCAGCACGTGCTAGAGCGTAGATCGCTGTAAAGCCGCTGTAAAAGTAGATGCCCTCTAAAATTTGGTTTGCAACCATCGCAAGAAGTAGCTTCTCGTCAGTTACTTCACCTGCAAGCTCCTCGTATACGCTTGAGATGTAGTCATTTTTCTCACGCAAGACGTCGTCGTGCTTCTCCATCTCGTAGATGAGGTCGGTATTGTCACAGATCGCTTCGACCATGACGGCGTAGGACTTGGAGTGGTTTGCCTCTTCGTAGGCTTGGCGGCTTAGTACGGCGTTGATCTCTGGTGCGGTGATGTAAGGGTTGATGTTATCGGCTAGGTTGTTTGTCTGGAAGCTATCCATCGAGATGAGCTGGCTCCAAACTAGATCATACATGCGTTTTTCGGCCTCTGTGAGGTTGTAGGCGTAGTCTCGCACGTCGTCTGTGGTGTCGACCTCTTTTGGAAACCAGGTGTTTGCCTCCATGAGGTCCCAAAGCTTTAACGCCCACTCGTATTTTGCCTTGGTGAAATTTAAAATGCCGTGTGGGTTGCCGTTAAAGACTCTTCTGTCGGTCAAATTTTCATTTGAACTTGGGTTGTATATGCGTTTTCTGTTCATAAATTTCTCTCTTGTTTGTGGTAAAAATTTCTTAAAATATTACCCAAAGCAAGGTAAAAATTTACTTTTATTTAGAGCGCCTTAGTCCTTTTTATGGTCATTAAAAAGCCAGTTATGATCAGCAAAACTGCGATAACGCATGATACTGCAAATACGACCTGACCGACCTCGCCAAACATCTCTCCAGTGTGCAAGCTAAGCACCTTTCGCCCAGCCTTTTTGGCCTCTGGGATACTATCACTCTTGCTAACAAGCTTATTTTCTTTTATCTTGCCAGCGCTAGTGTCAAGCTTTAGTTTGCCCACTTGGCTCTCGCTAGTTTCATAGTTTATAGTGTAGGTGCTTTGGTTATTTTCAGGAATGTTTATCGTGAGTGATTTTAGATCTAGTGTGACATTTTCTTTAAAAATTTGCTTCGCAGTCTCGATCTCTTTAAATTTCTCGTCGCTTATTGAGAGTAAATTTGATTGTGGTAGACTTTTTTTCATTGGAGCTGTTTTTAGGTCAAAAAATATACTATTTACACCGCTTCTGACCCATCCATAAGACCAGTAAAGTCCAGTTAGTGACATCACCACAAGTAAGATCGCCACGTAGGTGCCAAGGCTGGTGTGAAGGTTGTAGAAGCAGGCGTAGCCCTTTGCTTTTGGTTTAATTTTTAGTGAATTTAAGAAATTTCGCTTGATCGCTGGTGCGTAGAGGATGAGGCCACTGATAGCAAGCAGAGCCATGATGATAGAGCTAATGGCAACTATTTGTTTGCCAATATTGGCTGGTATTTTGCTATCAAGCAAGGCAAGACCTAAATTTCTATGAAGACTTAAGATAATGATACGAAATTTCTCACCCCAATCCTCGCTAATAACTTCGCCACTTCTTGGATCTATGAAGAAATTTAATTGCTTTTTATCCTTTGTAATGCTTATACGATAAGCTTCATTTTCTCCACCTATTTGTAAGCTTTCAAGCGTATCAAATTGAATCTCACTTTTTGCTTTAGCTAGGAGTTCATTTAAACTTAAATTTGTTTTTTCGCTAGGAACTAGGTTTATAAAATTTTTATTTATCGCACTTTTGATCTCTTCTCTATAAGACGCAAATGGTGCTGAAAGAGTCATGAATATTAGCGGAATAGCCGCAATTAGTCCAATTATTAGGTGGATGTTGAAGATGATTTTTCCTCGTTTTAAAAACATTTTTTTCCTTTAAATTTTAATAGCGAATATTATTTTATTTTTTGTTAAGAGGAGATAAATTTGGTAAGAAATTTGCTATTTATTTTGAGCGATCGGTAAGAGATACTCAAAGGTTCTGATGACTGCGTTTAGATCCTTTTTATTTAGAGATTTAAATGGTTTTAGTAAGTGATAAAGTGGTTTAAATTTTATAATTAGCTGTAGTGAGCGCGCGTAAATTTCACTCCCTCCGGTTGCCAAATATTCGCTAATGACTTCGCTTGCAAACTCGTCTGAAATTTTAAAACGAAATAACTCATCTATAAAAACAAGCAGATCGCGACACTTTTGAAGCTCTAGGTCATGGCTAAAAAATTTTGACTCAAAGTCTAAAAATTTTATCTCGTCATTTTTTATGGCGATATCCCTAAGGGCTGGGCGTCCGTGTGCAAAATTTAGTGCATGAAGCCCAGCTAGTGCGCGGGCTGCTTTTAGTAGAATTTCATGTTTAAATCTTTCATTGTTGCTATACTTAAAAAGCTGAGAAATCGGTTCACCGACATCTTCTATCACGAAAAACTCATCGCTTTTTAGAATGAGTTTTGGGGCAGGAGCTTTGGCTTCGTTTAAAATTTCAAGTTTCTTTATTTCGTTGGCAAATGATTTATAAGGATTTGGCTTGAAAATTTTAGTTAAAAAGCCACCTTCAATGTTTTTTTCAATACGTTTTAACCAAAATTTTTGTCCATCAAATTCAAAGCTAAAGATACGATCATTGCCGTCACTATGACTTTTTAAAATTTCATTGACATATTGTTTTAAATTTTGCATATTTGTAATTTAGCGAAAGAAATCTGAATTTTTACATATATGTGGCGTAAATTTTAGTAAAAAGTAGTGAAAATATATTAAGCAAAAGAGATAGTAAAGCACTGGTGGAGTTAAGCGGGATCGAACCGCCGACCTCTTGAATGCCATTCAAGCGCTCTCCCAGCTGAGCTATAACCCCAAATAGATTTTGGCATTTTATCTTTTTATGGCTTACAATATTTTGAAATTTGTTTTAGCAAAATAAAATTTTAAGCAATTTTTGGATAATATTGCAAACTTTAACGCGGGAATAGCTCAGGGGTAGAGCACAACCTTGCCAAGGTTGGGGTCGCGAGTTCGAATCTCGTTTCCCGCTCCATTAACTTAGCCCGAGTGGCGGAATGGTAGACGCAAGGGACTTAAAATCCCTCGGTAGTTTTTACCGTACCGGTTCAAGTCCGGTCTCGGGCACCACGATATGGCGACATGGCCAAGTGGTAAGGCATGAGCCTGCAAAGCTTTGATCCCCGGTTCGAATCCGGGTGTCGCCTCCAAACTTCAAAAATAACTACTCAAAGGAATAATAGTGAGAAATTTATTTTTAGCAGCTTGTATAGCATTTTTTGTAGCTGGTTGTTCAAATACTTGGCATGGCGTAAAAGAAGATACTCATAATGCCAAAGAATGGACTAAAGAAAAGATAAATGATGGAGCTACATATATTAAAGAAAAAACAGAGTAAATTTTAGAGATTATAGTAAATTTTAAGCAAAGTTGGTTATAATCACAAATCTTTAATTCGGGAGATGGCTGAGCGGTCGAAAGCGGCGGTCTTGAAAACCGTTGAGGTGTGAAAGCCTCCTGGGGTTCGAATCCCTATCTCCCGGCCACCTATCTAATTCCTTGTTTATTTTATAAAGCATTACCTAGATTTATCGTTCATAATGGCTATAAAAAAATTTCTATAAATATTCAGTCCAAAATTTACTAAAACTAAAAATAGTAGTAAATTTCTTATTCAAAGTAAGATATTGTAAGATAAGGAAAAGTTTAAGAGTTTTTATATTTTATTTTTGACTATCTTAAATTCTCAAAATAATATTTGTAGTAGCACATCCAAAATACATAATAGGTAGTAATCCTGTGTATAAATATATGTAAAATTAATAATATTGAATAAAGAATTTAAGACGAATTCAAAATAAGAATTTAAACTAAAGCAATCCATGAAAATAGTTTAAAGTTAAAGTGGCGGCTATGTTTTATGTAGTCTAGGTTCTATTTATATTTAATAGATAAAAGTACAACAGACAAAAAATAAACTACTTGCTAATAAATATTTTTTTGAAATATTATTTTGAGAGAATATCTAGCCACATAAAAGTAGCTAGATAAGGAAAAATTTCTAAAAATTTTAGATTTTTAAAAGCTCGGCTTCTTTTTCTTTTACAAGAGTATCGATTTTTGCAGTGTAGGTGTCAGTTATCTTTTGAACCTCATCTTGTCCCTTTTTGCTCTCGTCCTCAGTTATAGCTTTGTCTTTTTCAAGCTTTTTGACTTCATCATTTGCATCTTTTCTTACGTTTCTTATACTAACTTTGGCTTTTTCCCCCATTGATTTTGCATGTTTTGCATTTTCTTGGCGTTGCTCGACGGTCATAGGTGGGAAAAATAGCTTAACACTCTCACCATCACTATTTGGATTGACACCGATATTTGCTGCTTGGATAGCCGATGATATGGCTTTTATCATACTTTTTTCCCAAGGCGTGATAGCGATAGTTGAAGCGTCGCTTGTAAGCACAGTGGCTACTTGGTTAAGTGGAGTTGGCGAACCATAATAATCAACCATTACATGATCTACAATATTAATGTTTACCTTACCCGTTCTAAGCGTTGTAAAGTCACGTTTTAATGAAGCTATTGCTTTTTCGCAGCCTTCTTTTTGTGTTTCGTAAATTTTATTTAGCATTGATGTCCTTTATTAGAAGTTTTGTACTTCGTTGATGATCTACTTTTAGTGATATTAAAACTTTGCGTTTATCGAGCGGTGGGTTAAATTTACACTCAAAAACACCATTTGTCATAGGTACCTTTTTAAAGCCATTAAAGCCAGTCATAAAAAAACTACCTTCGCTAGCATTTGTATCAGTTTTTATAATAAGTTTGTCTATTGCATTATTTTGTGGATAGCTATCTGGAAATATCCACTGGGCATTTAAAAATTTGCTATTAAACGTTAGTGCTATTTTGGTACCGTTCATTACGGGCGTTCTGTAAAGATCAAAAACATCGCTTTTATCTGAAACTGCGCCTGAGTTTTGATTTAAAAGTGCTAAAAAGCCAAATTCCTTTGCAAGAGCAACCACTCTACTATCGATCTCGCCGTAAGGTACTGCGAAGTATTTTGGCTTATAGCCCATGTGTTTTTCAAAGGTTTCAACGCCCTTTTGAAAATCCTCTCTTAATGCCTCATCGCTAAGCTTCGTCATCCTTGGATGAGCGTACGAGTGGTACCCAATCTCGCCATAAGCCTCAAGTTCTTTAATCTGATCAAAATCCAAATAATCGCCATATTTATTTGCACTGGCTTCCACATAAAGCATTAGTGCAAATGGATAGTTATACTCTTTAAATACACTAAGGGCCTTGTCATAGAAACTTTTATAACCATCATCTACAGTGATGACGATCCAGTTATCAGGTATTTTTTCGCCAGCATTTACAGCATCGACTAGCTTTGAGAGTTTAACGACTTCATAGCCATTATTTTTGAAATATTCAAACTGCTCTCTTAAATTTTTAATAGAAATATCAGTGCTTGTATGTCTTGGATCATCAAAGCGATGATAGACTAAAATATGAGCGTCTGCTAAAGCAAATGTTAGCGTCAAGAATGACGCTAAAAGTGTTTTTATCATTGTTATTTTGCTGGAGTTTGTGGTGCACTAGGAGCTGATGGTACGTCGTTTGACTTTGGTATGACTAGAGATTTACTATCGACGCTATCAACGATAGAGCGTTTTAGATCTTTATTGTAGAAGTATCCAAGTGCAAGTGTATTTAAGATAAATAAAATACCTACGATAAAAGTAAATTTAGCTAAAAATCCAGCTGGTCCTTTTGCTCCAAAAAGACTCTCGTTACTTCCGCTATATGCCCCAAGTCCGATAGATGAGCTTTTTTGAAGTAAAACAGCGATAGTTATGATGACAGCTAGAGCAAACTGTAAGATCAAAAATATTAAACTCACGAAATTTCCTTTAAATTTTTAAAAATAATTGGTTGCGATTATACAAGAAAAGATTTAAATTTTTAGTTAAAGTTCTTTTTCAAGCTCATAAAGCTCGTATCTTATGCTTTTAAAAAGCTCGGCTCGCTCTAAATTTATAAGCTTAAAGCACTCTTCAAGCACGCGGGCGCTCTCCTGGGCACGCTTGAAATTTGCAGTGATTATCTCGTCTAAATTTTCTCTAGCTTGCTCGCTTTTTGTGCTAGTTTTTAAGACATCTTCTTGTGAATTTCTAAATTTTAAAAATTCTTTTTGTGGGATCTTTGCTTTATGGCGGAGGGATTTTATTTTGTAGGCGAGCTTAGCGTCATCAAAGACATATCTTTTTATATCTTCAACAACGCGAAGCCCTTCTTTTAGCCTATTTAGATTCGCATCTATCACTCGGTAGATGCGCTCATCTTTAGTCATTTCTATTAAAAATTCCTAAAATTTGTAGCAATGATGTAAATAGATTTACAAAATCAAGATACAAAGCAACTGCACCTTCAACTGGTGTTTCATAGTTTCCACGGATAATATTTTGCGTATCAAAAAGTATATATGCACTAAACAAGATCGATGAGATACTTGCGATTACAAGTTGAAACATTGTACTTTTAACGAAAATATTGATAATAGCTGCTGCAACAATAACAATTAAGGTTATGAACAACATTTTACCCATTGTTGTAAAGTCGCGCTTTGTATTCATTGCAAAGACACTTAACGCACCAAAAGCAACTGTTGTTAGTCCAAATGCTTGAGCCACGATACCAGCACCACTTGGCATAGCAAGGATCGCTGAAAGTAGCGGAGTTAGCGTAAGGCCACTTATAAAAGTAAATGCAAATAGAAGTATTAAATTTAATCCCTCTTTGCGTTTAGCTGCCATTAAGCCAAAAAGTAGTGCAAACTCGACTATAACAAGTCCCCAAAACAAAAATCTATTTGCCGCAAAAACACCAGCAATGCTAATGCCTACATAGGCACCAGCTGTAGCTGAAAGTAGTGATGCTGCAAAAAGTTGATAAGTTTGTTTTATAAAAGTGCTTAGCGAGCTTTGAGAGTACGCAAGTTCTTCTTGATTTTGTTTTGCGTAGTTCCTATCATATAGACTCATTTTATCTCCTTATGAATTTTTGAATGAGTTTAGCCTAAAATAATTAAACAATGAATAAAAAGAATTTTAATAAATTATATTAGTTAAAAATTTATATATTAAAGTATTTTTTAGATTAAATAAAAGTTGCTATAATCGCGTAAAAATATAAAAAATGGAGATAAATTTCTATGGATGACTCGCTACTTGAAGGTGCGGTAAAATTTATGGAAGATGGCTTTTTAGAGCATGAAGAGCTCTTTAAAAGTCTACAAAATAGACAAGACCCACATACCCTTTTTATATCCTGTGTTGATTCAAGAGTAGTACCGAATTTGATAACAAACTGCCTCCCAGGCGAGCTTTTTATGGTGCGAAATATCGCAAACATCGTGCCACCTTATAGAGTGAGCGAGGAATTTTTGGCAACGACTTCTGCTATCGAATATGCATTAGAGCTTTTAAATATCAAAAATATTATTATTTGCGGGCACTCTGACTGTGGTGGATGTGCAGCGCTTTATATGGATGAAAAAAAGCTCAAAACTACACCAAATGTTAGAAATTGGATAAAGCTAATAGAACCAATTAAGAGAGAAGTGCTTAAATTTACAAGCGACGATCCAGCAAAGATGGCGTGGCTAACTGAGAGATTAAATGTGATAAATTCGATCGAAAATATAATGACTTATCCAAATGTAAAAGAGGAGTATGAAAGAGGAAATCTTCAAATTTATGGCTGGCACTACATTATAGAAACCGGTGAAATTTTCAGCTACGATTTAAAAGAGGGCACATTCAAACTTTTAGCAGATAAAAGGGATGAAAATGCGTAAAATTTTAACCATCGTCTTGCTCTCATTTATAATGCTTTTTGGTGCTGAAAATAATAAAACTCAAGAAGAAAATATACTAAGCCTAACAAATCAAATTTTAACTTTAAATAATCAAATCCAAATCATAAAAGCACAGCAAAAAGATACAAACTCAACGAAAGCTGATAATTCAAATTTAGCTGGACTTCAAAAGAAAAAAAATGACCTTTTGGAAAAAATTCCACTATATGTTATGCAGATTGAAGTAACTCAAAACGATATTGATAAATTTATTTTGCAAAAAAATAATTTAGAAAAAAAAGTAGCTAGATTAGAGAAGCAATCAAACAAAGATGCTTACGTTCAAAGTGCTATTGAGCTTGAGAAAATGAAGATAGATTATGCTTATTTATCGGCTTTAATTAATCTTGAAGAGATATTTAAAAAAGGTGCTAAAGCAAACTCTATAAAAGAGGTTATAGATAACGGACTTTTAAATTTACAAACAAATTCTTACGTCAGCATAAAAGAGCTAAAAGATTCGCTAAATGAGACTTCAAGCTCTTACGATAACGCATTTGCCGAGCTTGATCTAAAAAAAGAAACTGATGAGGAAATCTTAATCTATCTTAAAAACAATGCCGATCTTCTAAGCTCAAGCATGATCTTATCAGAGCTAAATTTAGTCGATACGGTCGAATATATAAATAAGCTAACTTCTATAAATTCGGCAAAATTTAACGTTGGCAAGATCGTAGTTATAATCGTAGTATTTTTATTTTTTGTCTCACTTACAAGAATTCTCGCCAAGCTTACATACTGGCTTATGTCACTCATTGCATCGGGCGAAGGTGTAAAGGAGGCAAAGGATCAGATAGTAGATATCGTTAAAAAGCCTATCTCTGCACTTCTTATCATTTATGCACTAAATATTTGTATCGGTGTTGGCTTTTATCCAGTGCCAGTGCCACTAACTCTAGCAAATATTTTTTCGATCGTCTATATAGTCGCATTTTCATGGCTTGTTTTAACTATCCTAAATGGCTATGGCATAGTAATAATCGATAAAATCGCACAAAAGAGTAGACGAAAAGAGGTCGTAAATTTAGTTTTAAAAGTAGTCTATGTAATTGTATTAATAATCGCACTTTTACTAATTCTTCAAAAGCTTGGCTTTGATATATCAGCACTCATAGCTTCACTTGGTATCGGCGGTCTTGCTGTTGCATTTGCGGCAAAAGACATCATCGCAAACTTCTTTGCTTCTGTTATGATGCTTTTTGATAATTCATTTTCGCAAGGTGACTGGATAGTTTGTGGTGATATAGAGGGTACTGTTGTTGAGGTTGGCTTTAGAAAGACGACTATCAGAAGTTTTGATAATGCTTTAATCTTTGTGCCAAACTCAAAGCTAGCAAGTGATCCTGTTAGAAACTGGAGTAGAAGAAAAGTTGGTAGACGTATCAGAATGCTAATAGGCATTGAGTATGGAGCGACAACTGATGAGATTAAAAAATGTGTAGATGATATAAAAACTATGTTGATAAATCATCCAGATATTGCTAAAAGTGAGGATATAACAGCAAAGAAAAAAGGGCTAAAATATAGACAAAGTATAGTTTCAGTTGATGATTATGCTGGATATAAATCAAATTTATTTGTCGTAGTTGATGATTTTGCAGATAGCTCGATAAATATCTTAGTTTATTGTTTTGCAAAGACTATCGTTTGGGGAGAATTTTTAGATGTCAAGCAAGATGTAATGCTAAAGATTATGGATATTTTAAAGCAAAATGGTCTAAATTTCGCATTCCCAAGCCAAAGCTTGTATATTGAAAGTGTCAAAGATAAAATTTAAGGAGAAAACAATGAGTGATGATTTTGACTATGAAGAAGTAGAAGAAGACTACTCTGAATTTAATGACGATGAGGACGATAGTACCGGTAGTTATGACTATAATTACGATGAAAATGACTACAACTACGAAGATAGTGATGAGGACGAAGATAGTTACGACTCTTATTAGAAATACTTAATGAAATTTAATGGAATAAATTTACAGGGAGTTTTGTTTGACACACGATTTTGTAGATCAAAGTAGTTATAAAGCGATCGATGATATCTATAAAACGATATTAGATGTTATGATTGTTGCAAATGCACTATCTTTATTGCTTTTTATGATCATAGCTACACCACTACTTTTTATGTGCTTATTTTTTATAGCAGCTGGAATATTGCTTAGAATAAAATTTGACATAAAATATAGAGTATTAATATCCCTTGCATTTCACCTAAATATCATATTGCTTGTTACTATTATTGTTACTACTATGGGTTGGAATACTGGAATTTGGATAATACTTGTTGGTGTAATTTTTATAAACTACTTCCTAGCGTTTGATTCAAAGAGTCTTACTTATATAATGGCATTTTTAGAATTAATCTTGCTTATACTTCTTTATTTTATTCACAAAGATGAGGCACCACTGATCCCATCGGCTATACGAGGGTCGATAGTTATATGCAGTATTGTTTTTGCTTTTTTTATTGTTTTAAGACTTTCAATGTTTGCAGATATCATCACTTCTAGTGGATATCAGCAAATAAGAAAAGAGACGGAAGAGCTTGAAAAAGACTCAAAGCATGATTTTTTAACGCAGCTTTTAAATAGAAGAACAATAGAAAAAACTTTAAGATTTGAACTAGTTGCTAATAAGGAAAGAAGTGGTAATACAAATTTAGTCATAATGCTAGGCGATATTGATAATTTTAAAAAAATAAACGATACATACGGGCATGACTGCGGTGATGAGGTCTTAAAAGATGTAGCCAGTGCTTTAAAGAAATCATTTAGAGGTAAAGACTATGTTTGCCGCTGGGGTGGAGAAGAATTTTTGATAATCTTGCCCGATACAAAGATAGAATTTATCCACGAAGTGAGTAAAAGACTTAAAAAACAGATAAACAACGCAAAGCTTCCAGATAAAACTCCAGTTACTATGACCTTTGGCATGCTAATATGTGCAAATGGTGTTGAGGTGGATTTTGAGCAAGCCATAACTTTAGTAGACAAGCTGCTTTATGAAGGCAAGCTAAATGGCAAAGACCGTATCGAATTAGAAATTTTAAAAAAGGGCTTGGATGCGTAGAATTTCACTCTATACGGCTCAAAAAATTATCATATTTTCAATATTATTAACTCACGTCTGTTATTTTTTTATTTTTTTATTTATGAAAGAAGAAATTCTAGCAGTTATGAATGTATTTTCAGTAGCAACCTATCTTTTTCTTTTAAGGCTTATTTACGATAGCCCTGAAAATAACAAGATAACAATGGTAATAGTCCAGCTTGAAATTTTATTTCATGCATTAGTTTGTATGCTGACACTTGGATGGGGATATGGATTTGGGTTATTGTTTTTAGCGTCGTCGCTAATACTATTTTTTACTTCATTTACCTATAAATTTTTTAACTACATAATAGTTGCAGTGCAAATAATTTTATCCATAGCCTGCTATGTATATTTAGATGGACAGCCTGTAAAAAATTTTGACGGCTTTAGAGATCTACTTTTTGTTTTTAACTTAAGTATGGTTTGTATATTTTCGGTTGTTGTTTCGTACCTTTTGGAAAGCTCAAATTTATTTATATTTTTAAGTATCTTAGAGGAAAAAGAGATGGCTGAAAATATCTTAAATCACGATCCATTAACAGGGCTTTTAAATCGTACTTCGATGCAGAAAATTTTAAGCCAAAACGATCTATATAAAAATAGGGACTTTGCTATCGTTATGTGCGATATTGATAACTTTAAAAAAATAAATGACACTTATGGACACGGCGCAGGAGATGCTGTTTTAAAAAGCTTATCAGGCATATTTAAAAACACATTTAGAGATAAAGATAGAGTAGCTAGATTTGGCGGAGAAGAATTTTTAGCAGTCGTCTTGGGCGTAAAAAAAGACGCAGCTGTAAGTATCGTAGAACGTGTTAGAGAGACTTTGAGTAAAAATATAGTTGAGTTTGAAAACATAAAGATCAACGCA
Protein-coding regions in this window:
- a CDS encoding ribonucleotide-diphosphate reductase subunit beta, with product MNRKRIYNPSSNENLTDRRVFNGNPHGILNFTKAKYEWALKLWDLMEANTWFPKEVDTTDDVRDYAYNLTEAEKRMYDLVWSQLISMDSFQTNNLADNINPYITAPEINAVLSRQAYEEANHSKSYAVMVEAICDNTDLIYEMEKHDDVLREKNDYISSVYEELAGEVTDEKLLLAMVANQILEGIYFYSGFTAIYALARAGKMLGSAQMIRFIQRDEITHLLLFQNMINSVRKERPDLFTPETEAKIYDMFEKAGNLEIKWGKYITQNQIMGFTDDIIEQYIHYLIDQRLVAIGLKRKYNVTHPIKWVDDFAKFNDQKSNFFEAKVTNYSKGSISFDDF
- a CDS encoding PepSY-associated TM helix domain-containing protein, which gives rise to MFLKRGKIIFNIHLIIGLIAAIPLIFMTLSAPFASYREEIKSAINKNFINLVPSEKTNLSLNELLAKAKSEIQFDTLESLQIGGENEAYRISITKDKKQLNFFIDPRSGEVISEDWGEKFRIIILSLHRNLGLALLDSKIPANIGKQIVAISSIIMALLAISGLILYAPAIKRNFLNSLKIKPKAKGYACFYNLHTSLGTYVAILLVVMSLTGLYWSYGWVRSGVNSIFFDLKTAPMKKSLPQSNLLSISDEKFKEIETAKQIFKENVTLDLKSLTINIPENNQSTYTINYETSESQVGKLKLDTSAGKIKENKLVSKSDSIPEAKKAGRKVLSLHTGEMFGEVGQVVFAVSCVIAVLLIITGFLMTIKRTKAL
- a CDS encoding spore coat protein; its protein translation is MQNLKQYVNEILKSHSDGNDRIFSFEFDGQKFWLKRIEKNIEGGFLTKIFKPNPYKSFANEIKKLEILNEAKAPAPKLILKSDEFFVIEDVGEPISQLFKYSNNERFKHEILLKAARALAGLHALNFAHGRPALRDIAIKNDEIKFLDFESKFFSHDLELQKCRDLLVFIDELFRFKISDEFASEVISEYLATGGSEIYARSLQLIIKFKPLYHLLKPFKSLNKKDLNAVIRTFEYLLPIAQNK
- the frr gene encoding ribosome recycling factor, which encodes MLNKIYETQKEGCEKAIASLKRDFTTLRTGKVNINIVDHVMVDYYGSPTPLNQVATVLTSDASTIAITPWEKSMIKAISSAIQAANIGVNPNSDGESVKLFFPPMTVEQRQENAKHAKSMGEKAKVSIRNVRKDANDEVKKLEKDKAITEDESKKGQDEVQKITDTYTAKIDTLVKEKEAELLKI
- a CDS encoding polysaccharide deacetylase family protein, translating into MIKTLLASFLTLTFALADAHILVYHRFDDPRHTSTDISIKNLREQFEYFKNNGYEVVKLSKLVDAVNAGEKIPDNWIVITVDDGYKSFYDKALSVFKEYNYPFALMLYVEASANKYGDYLDFDQIKELEAYGEIGYHSYAHPRMTKLSDEALREDFQKGVETFEKHMGYKPKYFAVPYGEIDSRVVALAKEFGFLALLNQNSGAVSDKSDVFDLYRTPVMNGTKIALTFNSKFLNAQWIFPDSYPQNNAIDKLIIKTDTNASEGSFFMTGFNGFKKVPMTNGVFECKFNPPLDKRKVLISLKVDHQRSTKLLIKDINAK
- the secG gene encoding preprotein translocase subunit SecG — its product is MSLIFLILQFALAVIITIAVLLQKSSSIGLGAYSGSNESLFGAKGPAGFLAKFTFIVGILFILNTLALGYFYNKDLKRSIVDSVDSKSLVIPKSNDVPSAPSAPQTPAK
- a CDS encoding thiamine-phosphate pyrophosphorylase, producing the protein MTKDERIYRVIDANLNRLKEGLRVVEDIKRYVFDDAKLAYKIKSLRHKAKIPQKEFLKFRNSQEDVLKTSTKSEQARENLDEIITANFKRAQESARVLEECFKLINLERAELFKSIRYELYELEKEL
- a CDS encoding Bax inhibitor-1/YccA family protein, translating into MSLYDRNYAKQNQEELAYSQSSLSTFIKQTYQLFAASLLSATAGAYVGISIAGVFAANRFLFWGLVIVEFALLFGLMAAKRKEGLNLILLFAFTFISGLTLTPLLSAILAMPSGAGIVAQAFGLTTVAFGALSVFAMNTKRDFTTMGKMLFITLIVIVAAAIINIFVKSTMFQLVIASISSILFSAYILFDTQNIIRGNYETPVEGAVALYLDFVNLFTSLLQILGIFNRND
- a CDS encoding carbonic anhydrase → MDDSLLEGAVKFMEDGFLEHEELFKSLQNRQDPHTLFISCVDSRVVPNLITNCLPGELFMVRNIANIVPPYRVSEEFLATTSAIEYALELLNIKNIIICGHSDCGGCAALYMDEKKLKTTPNVRNWIKLIEPIKREVLKFTSDDPAKMAWLTERLNVINSIENIMTYPNVKEEYERGNLQIYGWHYIIETGEIFSYDLKEGTFKLLADKRDENA
- a CDS encoding mechanosensitive ion channel domain-containing protein: MRKILTIVLLSFIMLFGAENNKTQEENILSLTNQILTLNNQIQIIKAQQKDTNSTKADNSNLAGLQKKKNDLLEKIPLYVMQIEVTQNDIDKFILQKNNLEKKVARLEKQSNKDAYVQSAIELEKMKIDYAYLSALINLEEIFKKGAKANSIKEVIDNGLLNLQTNSYVSIKELKDSLNETSSSYDNAFAELDLKKETDEEILIYLKNNADLLSSSMILSELNLVDTVEYINKLTSINSAKFNVGKIVVIIVVFLFFVSLTRILAKLTYWLMSLIASGEGVKEAKDQIVDIVKKPISALLIIYALNICIGVGFYPVPVPLTLANIFSIVYIVAFSWLVLTILNGYGIVIIDKIAQKSRRKEVVNLVLKVVYVIVLIIALLLILQKLGFDISALIASLGIGGLAVAFAAKDIIANFFASVMMLFDNSFSQGDWIVCGDIEGTVVEVGFRKTTIRSFDNALIFVPNSKLASDPVRNWSRRKVGRRIRMLIGIEYGATTDEIKKCVDDIKTMLINHPDIAKSEDITAKKKGLKYRQSIVSVDDYAGYKSNLFVVVDDFADSSINILVYCFAKTIVWGEFLDVKQDVMLKIMDILKQNGLNFAFPSQSLYIESVKDKI